The genomic interval CCGCAGCCCGGCGCGGGTGCTCGCCCTGCTCGCCCTCGGGCGGGAGGAGGAGGCGCGGGCGGAGGCGAGGGAGGGAGAGTTGGGAGACGTGTGGGGGCGAGCGTTTCTCGTCGGGGATCAGGCCCGCTAGGCCAGCCCCGACTCCGCCCACGCCTGCCCGAGGGGAACATACGGCGGCGGGAGGATGAACACCTTCGGGCCGGGGTTGCCCTCCAGGTACACGCTCTCGTAGGTCCACACGTTGCGCTCCTGCATGAGAACGTAGAGGGCTGCCCCGTCCGCCAGCTCCCCGGCGGGAAGGGACAGCCGGGCGCGGTAGGCCGCCAGGAAGGGCACGCCCAGGGCCGGGTCCAGCCTCAGACTGAGGTGCAGGCAACGCACGACCTCCCAGGCGCGGGGGGCGAGGCGGGTCCCCTCCCAGTCGATCAGGGCGATGGGCCGCTCCCCCTCGAAAAAGACGTTCCCGTCGTGGTAGTCGCCGTGCAGGAAGCGCGCGGGAAAGGCGGGCGGGCAGTCGGGCAACGGCGAGGTTCGCAGGTACGCCAGCCGCTGCCGGGTCCTCTCCAGCGCCCAGCCGTCCACCTCGTCGGGGCGGGGCAGGGCGAGGATGACCGCGCGCACGCGCTCCAGCCGCTCGACGGTGCGCTCCACGCTGGACACCCCCAGCCCGGGAACCTCGAACGGCGCGGAGACGGGGAGACGGTCATGGAGGTCTGCGAGAAGGGCGCCGAGGGCCGCCGCGTGGGCGGGCGTCAGCTCCCCGCGCGGGGCGGGGGCCCCTGGGGCGACGGGAAAGAGGGCGGCGAACGCCTCTCCCAGTCGCCCCACCGTCCCTCCTGCCCGCCTCTCCAGCGGCCTGGGTGTCGGAATACCCGCCCCCACAGCGAGCGCAATCGCCGCGTGTTCCCGCTCGACCCGGGCCCGGTCCTCCGTGCGGTAGACGCGCAGGTGAAGGTCTCCCGCCTCCGCCCGCACCCGGAAGGCCCCGTTGATGCTCCCGCCGGGGAGGGAGGCGACGCCCCACACCGTTCCCACGTCCCAGACCCGTTCGACTTCCTCTGCCCTCATCCCGGCACCACGTCCAGCCGCCTGAGCCCGCGGATGACGAAGCCGCCCACGTACTCGGGCTCCGAGCCCGGGTCGGCGAGGCGCAGCTCCGGGAAGGCGCGGGCTAGGGCGCGCAGGCTGAGGGCAAGTTCAAGACGCGCGAGGGGGGCTCCCAGGCAGTAGTGGATGCCCAGCCCGAACGTCAGGTGCGGGTTGGGGTCGCGTGTCAGGTCCAGCGTGTCGGGCCGCTCGAAGCGCCGCGGGTCGCGGTTGCCGCTCGCGTACAGCAGCCCCACCCTCTCGCCGGGGCGCAGCCGCTCGCCGTGTACGGTGACCTCCTCCAGCACGTACCGCTCGAAGAGGGGCAGGGGCGTGTCGAAGCGCAGCAGTTCCTCGGTGGCCGTGCGGAACAGGGGCAGGCTGTCCGGGCGCGGCGCCGCCTCCACGAGCGTTCGCCACTGGCCCGGTTCCCGCAGCAACGCGAGCACGCCCGCCGAGAGACCGTTGACCGACGCCTCGTGCCCGGCGTTCAGGAGCAGGATGCAGGTGTCGACCAGTTCGCGCTCGCTGAGGCGGTCGCCCCCCTCCTCCGCCTGCACGAGGGCGGTGATCAGGTCGTCCCCTGGGGCCCGCCGCCGCTGGTGGGCCAGCTCACGCAGCAGGGCGCTGAACTCCAGCACGGCCCGCTCCGCGTCCGCCTGCTCCCCGGGGGTGAAGGTCGGCTCGTACAGCCGCACGATGGCCGCCGACCAGGGGCGCAGGTGGGGCCGTTCCTCCTGCGGCACCCCGAGCAGTTCGGCGATGACGGTCACCGGGAGGGGCTCGGCGTAGTCGGCCACGAGGTCGAAGCCACCCGCCCCCACCTGCGCGAGCTGGCGGGCGAGGAGCGCCTCGATTCGCCCGGCCAGGGCCTCCACCCGCCGCGGCGTGAAGGCGAGGCTCACCAGCGAGCGCAGCCGGGTGTGCTTGGGCGGCTCGGAGTCGAGGAGATGGTTGCCGTTGAAGGCGTCGAAGTTCGCCTGGGCGGGGTCGGGCGGCGGCCAGCCCAGCTCGTCGCGCGAGTAGCGGTGCAGGGCGCTGCGCCCGAAACGGCGGTCGCGCAGCAGGGCGGCGATATCCGCGTGGCGGGGCAGAAAGACGCGGCCCAGCCGGGGGTCACGGAAGGCGGGCGTCTCCTCCCGCACCCGCGCCAGCCACGGAGAGGGGTCCCGCACGAAGGCCGGGTCGGCCAGGGGCAGCGCGTACTCGGGCAGGGGCATGGGTCCAGGCTACGGCAGACGCCGGGGGGTCCCCTCCTCCCGCCGAGCCTGACCTCAACCCGCCTCTGTTATTTTCCTCACGTTGACTGGGGAGCGAAGGCGGTGTAGCCTTCACTGACCAAAGTTGAGTTAAGGGTGGAACCGCTTCCGAAGAGGGGCGGCAGGCCTGTGGCCTGGATGGGTCCACCCCGGAGGATGCATGAGAAAAGCACTTGCCGTTGTCAGCCTCGTCGCCGCGTTCGGTGCCGCCAGCCAGGCGGGGGCCGTGACGCTCACCCTGGCGTGCGGGGCCGTGGGTCAGGAACTCGAACTGTGCAAGGCGGGGGCCGACCGCTGGGCGAAGCGGACGGGCAACACGGTCCGGATTTTCGAGAGCCCGAACCTCACGAACGACCGCCTGGGCCTGTACCAGCAGCAGCTCGCCGCGCGCAGCAGCGACATCGACGTGTACCAGCTCGACATCATCTGGCCGGGC from Deinococcus planocerae carries:
- a CDS encoding phosphotransferase enzyme family protein; this encodes MRAEEVERVWDVGTVWGVASLPGGSINGAFRVRAEAGDLHLRVYRTEDRARVEREHAAIALAVGAGIPTPRPLERRAGGTVGRLGEAFAALFPVAPGAPAPRGELTPAHAAALGALLADLHDRLPVSAPFEVPGLGVSSVERTVERLERVRAVILALPRPDEVDGWALERTRQRLAYLRTSPLPDCPPAFPARFLHGDYHDGNVFFEGERPIALIDWEGTRLAPRAWEVVRCLHLSLRLDPALGVPFLAAYRARLSLPAGELADGAALYVLMQERNVWTYESVYLEGNPGPKVFILPPPYVPLGQAWAESGLA
- a CDS encoding cytochrome P450 gives rise to the protein MPLPEYALPLADPAFVRDPSPWLARVREETPAFRDPRLGRVFLPRHADIAALLRDRRFGRSALHRYSRDELGWPPPDPAQANFDAFNGNHLLDSEPPKHTRLRSLVSLAFTPRRVEALAGRIEALLARQLAQVGAGGFDLVADYAEPLPVTVIAELLGVPQEERPHLRPWSAAIVRLYEPTFTPGEQADAERAVLEFSALLRELAHQRRRAPGDDLITALVQAEEGGDRLSERELVDTCILLLNAGHEASVNGLSAGVLALLREPGQWRTLVEAAPRPDSLPLFRTATEELLRFDTPLPLFERYVLEEVTVHGERLRPGERVGLLYASGNRDPRRFERPDTLDLTRDPNPHLTFGLGIHYCLGAPLARLELALSLRALARAFPELRLADPGSEPEYVGGFVIRGLRRLDVVPG